The region TACTGTGTTTGAGAACTATGTTGCTGATGTGGAAGTAGATGGTCGTCACGTTGAGTTGGCGCTCTGGGATACTGCTGGTCAGGAAGACTACGACCGTCTGCGCCCGCTGTCGTACCCCGACTCTCATGTGATCCTCATCTGTTTCGCCATTGATTCGCCTGACAGTCTTGATAATGTCCAGGAGAAGTGGATCTCTGAAGTGCTGCACTTCTGCCAAAATCTGCCCATTATCCTGGTGGGCTGCAAGAAGGATCTTCGTCGTGATCCCAAGATCATtgaggagctgcgcaaaACGAGCCAGCGCCCTGTGACGCCTGAGGAGGGTATGGCTGTGGCATCAAAGATCGGTGCTGTCCGCTACCTTGAATGCAGCGCTAAGACAGGTGAAGGCGTGCGGGAAGTGTTTGAGCACGCGACTCGCGCGGCGCTTATACAGAAGCCTCGTGGTGGCCGGAGTGGCAAGAGTAAGTGCCTTGTGCTTTGAGGCGCCGACAGTATCTTTAGATCCAGAGGCGCTGGCATGTCGTGTCCATCGCGCTTTGTTCATACCTTTGTTTTTCTTTGCGGGAAAAAAAGGTTCACACACGATTGTGCCTGCTGTGAATTTCCGCCGCTGGATGTATGATACTTGTAGGAAGGTTCATTTGTAGTCGTTATGTCGTACTCTCAGCGGCTTGTTGGTAGGCTCGATTTCTTTGGCACCTTCGATCTCGGGTGTCAGCCACGTGTGTGAGGCCAAAAATTACGGTCTCGGGGGACTTTCAATTGCTATCGCGCTTTTCCGGGCGTGTGTGTGTACATTGA is a window of Malassezia restricta chromosome III, complete sequence DNA encoding:
- a CDS encoding Ras, member A codes for the protein MTELRRKLVIVGDGACGKTCLLIVFSKGTFPEVYVPTVFENYVADVEVDGRHVELALWDTAGQEDYDRLRPLSYPDSHVILICFAIDSPDSLDNVQEKWISEVLHFCQNLPIILVGCKKDLRRDPKIIEELRKTSQRPVTPEEGMAVASKIGAVRYLECSAKTGEGVREVFEHATRAALIQKPRGGRSGKSKCLVL